One window of the uncultured Methanobrevibacter sp. genome contains the following:
- a CDS encoding ATP-binding cassette domain-containing protein codes for MKNAIETKNLTKVYNNNFKAVNSLNLEIPDKTIFGMLGPNGAGKTTTIKMLTCLIQPTSGQAFVGGYDVQKNPDEVRNLLGMVPQQVSLYKDLTVMENSQLCADYYGVDPNERDSRIEDLMELVDIKYAKDKRVGQLSGGQKQKASLVASLVHRPEILFLDEPTIGLDPTTKRTLWDLIRELNDNGHTIILCSHDMHEVDMLCDNVGIINTGNLVAYDTPQGLKDSLLESNKHELEDALTKVSEENEVSTSTTEDLENLSMKKMSVLLSNQDDNIIEAIRQSDDVKSIEVAHNGRINLRVDSFDDMAVQNVLNVIISSGGIIKSIFTEEPSLEDVFIKSTSEVLEDDRA; via the coding sequence ATGAAAAACGCAATTGAAACTAAAAACTTAACAAAAGTTTACAACAATAACTTCAAAGCCGTTAATTCTCTGAATTTGGAAATTCCGGATAAAACAATTTTTGGAATGCTGGGTCCTAACGGAGCAGGTAAAACCACAACAATTAAAATGCTAACCTGTTTAATACAGCCTACTTCGGGTCAGGCATTCGTCGGCGGATACGATGTTCAGAAAAATCCTGATGAAGTCAGAAACCTTTTGGGTATGGTTCCGCAACAGGTTAGCCTCTATAAAGATTTAACCGTTATGGAAAATTCACAGTTGTGTGCAGATTACTATGGAGTTGATCCAAACGAAAGAGATTCCCGTATTGAGGATTTGATGGAACTGGTTGACATTAAATATGCCAAGGATAAACGTGTCGGTCAGCTTTCAGGAGGCCAAAAACAAAAGGCATCACTTGTTGCAAGTCTCGTTCACAGACCTGAAATTTTATTTTTGGATGAACCTACTATAGGTCTTGATCCGACAACAAAACGTACACTCTGGGATTTAATCAGGGAATTGAATGACAATGGACATACAATAATTTTATGTTCCCATGATATGCATGAAGTGGACATGCTTTGTGACAATGTGGGAATCATCAATACTGGTAATCTTGTTGCTTATGATACTCCTCAGGGTCTTAAGGATTCTCTTTTGGAAAGCAACAAACATGAACTTGAAGACGCTTTAACTAAAGTTTCCGAAGAGAATGAAGTTTCAACATCTACAACAGAGGATTTGGAAAACCTTAGTATGAAAAAGATGTCTGTACTTCTATCCAATCAGGATGATAATATTATAGAAGCTATAAGGCAGTCAGATGATGTTAAAAGTATTGAAGTAGCACATAATGGCCGTATCAATTTAAGGGTTGATAGCTTTGATGATATGGCTGTTCAAAATGTTTTGAATGTTATAATATCTTCAGGAGGTATTATTAAGTCAATATTTACTGAAGAACCTTCTTTGGAAGATGTATTTATAAAATCAACATCCGAGGTGTTAGAAGATGATAGAGCCTAA
- a CDS encoding PadR family transcriptional regulator, which produces MTDEKFNDSHKKIFKNFSNGIIHNLILWIISKESIHGYGIMKRLDEFFNLKDSKCDINVNSSRIYPILSEMEKRGFIVGEWKVNENNKRVKYYSITDEGNDFLKEIQIHINNILNNPSWQAFFKDMTGLEI; this is translated from the coding sequence ATGACTGACGAAAAATTCAATGATTCACATAAGAAAATATTCAAAAACTTCTCAAATGGAATTATACATAATTTAATCCTATGGATTATTTCAAAGGAATCTATCCATGGGTATGGAATCATGAAAAGGTTGGATGAATTTTTTAACTTGAAAGATTCCAAATGTGATATTAATGTTAATTCCAGCAGGATATATCCTATTTTATCTGAAATGGAAAAAAGAGGATTTATTGTTGGGGAGTGGAAAGTAAATGAAAACAATAAAAGGGTCAAATATTACTCAATAACAGATGAGGGAAATGACTTTTTAAAAGAAATTCAGATTCACATAAATAATATTTTAAATAATCCTTCATGGCAGGCCTTTTTTAAAGATATGACTGGTTTGGAGATTTAA
- a CDS encoding sugar phosphate isomerase/epimerase family protein codes for MEPNNDIIDLAKKHGFEIIEILAEGPFFEKDNGEFKDCGLDIRMHAATVDINIASLNQGIRAESVRQMIHCGHYAESINANTITVHPGIIGRNEPHLRKWALEMSIESIGQIIDNTNVEISVENMPVRGKFLANTVEELEMIQEATGCSLTIDTGHGNTCGNLEEMLSLKNISYCHLNDNDGVKDQHITLGEGTLDLNLLKKIDTAIIELNNFDNILKSKEVIDNL; via the coding sequence ATGGAACCTAACAATGACATCATCGATTTAGCTAAAAAACATGGATTTGAAATAATTGAAATACTTGCAGAAGGTCCTTTTTTTGAAAAAGACAATGGTGAATTTAAAGATTGCGGTCTGGACATTAGAATGCATGCTGCAACAGTGGACATTAACATCGCAAGTTTAAACCAGGGAATAAGAGCTGAAAGTGTAAGGCAAATGATTCATTGCGGGCATTATGCAGAAAGCATCAATGCAAATACAATAACTGTCCATCCGGGAATAATAGGCAGAAATGAACCGCACCTTAGAAAATGGGCACTGGAAATGTCAATTGAAAGTATTGGACAAATAATAGACAACACTAACGTTGAGATTTCAGTTGAAAATATGCCTGTTCGTGGAAAATTCCTGGCAAATACAGTTGAAGAACTTGAAATGATTCAGGAAGCTACAGGTTGCAGCCTGACAATTGATACAGGTCATGGAAATACTTGCGGAAACCTTGAGGAAATGCTTTCTCTAAAAAATATAAGTTACTGTCACTTGAATGATAATGATGGAGTTAAAGACCAGCACATCACCTTAGGCGAAGGTACACTTGATTTAAATTTACTTAAAAAAATCGATACGGCAATTATAGAGCTGAATAACTTCGACAATATTCTTAAAAGCAAAGAGGTTATTGATAACTTATAA
- a CDS encoding HAD family hydrolase gives MKKAVVFDNSGTLIERYRVIKDVLSGNIFTDINSLDLIDAAESLALVVLQFNTNKLLKLDQDTLISDVIKEYNIDFDVSFSTRQVSKAEVKEILDNEITSTISDITDGFDILSEKIPHMELCNGSALIVDMDLGQVAYTITSAGKFFPRVFETVEILKSRGIEIFIASGDRKGAINKLANLLDVPEDNAFGSVSTSGKCEVVSILKEGGYKVMMVGDGLNDLLAFNEADVSVLTIEQQEEVSPKMMDKTDYVIDDIFEVTNIDF, from the coding sequence ATGAAAAAAGCGGTTGTATTTGACAATTCAGGAACATTGATTGAAAGATACAGGGTTATTAAAGATGTTTTAAGTGGCAATATTTTCACTGACATAAATTCTCTGGATTTGATTGATGCAGCTGAATCCTTGGCTTTGGTTGTACTTCAGTTCAATACAAATAAACTTTTAAAACTGGACCAGGATACATTAATTTCAGATGTCATTAAGGAATATAATATAGATTTCGATGTCAGCTTTTCAACTCGGCAGGTTTCAAAGGCAGAAGTAAAGGAAATTCTTGACAATGAAATCACATCTACTATTTCAGATATTACAGACGGTTTTGATATTTTAAGTGAAAAAATACCTCACATGGAACTGTGCAACGGGTCTGCTTTGATTGTTGATATGGATTTGGGTCAGGTTGCATATACAATAACTTCTGCAGGTAAATTTTTTCCAAGGGTTTTTGAAACAGTTGAAATTCTTAAATCAAGGGGAATTGAAATATTTATAGCATCAGGTGACAGAAAAGGGGCTATTAACAAATTAGCTAATTTATTGGATGTACCTGAAGACAATGCATTCGGATCAGTTTCTACAAGTGGCAAATGTGAAGTTGTTTCAATTCTTAAGGAGGGTGGTTATAAAGTCATGATGGTTGGAGACGGTTTGAATGATTTATTAGCTTTTAATGAGGCTGATGTTAGTGTTTTAACTATTGAACAGCAGGAAGAAGTCTCTCCAAAGATGATGGATAAGACAGATTATGTTATTGATGATATTTTTGAGGTTACAAATATTGATTTTTAA
- the gatA gene encoding Asp-tRNA(Asn)/Glu-tRNA(Gln) amidotransferase subunit GatA: MNVIEKLNSIKNGEMTAKENVESFIKVIDENNESINAFIELNYENALKQAEAIDEKIANGEDVGALAGLVFGIKANINVEDLIISAASKTLEDYYGSYNATVVNEILAEDGIIIGILNMDEFAAGSSTETSYYGPTQNPAAMGRIPGGSSGGCAAAIAAEMCDISIGSDTGGSIRNPASHCGVVGFKPTYGAVSRQGLLDLSMSLDQIGPLANDVSGIAIALNTIAKYDETECTTLDWEKPDFTEVLEDTSLEGMKIAVCKEFIDVTDEEINKTVNKAINKLVDAGAELVEVSFDYIDLCLPTYYLINYVEFFSATRKYDGRDYGSRIEEVCGDEVLRRIKIGSHIAEAEFSGKYYKQALKARSVIRGEITSMLENVDLIVGPTVPKLPHEIGQDLEPMEMYAYDILTVIANLAGIPAASIPAGKVDGIPVGLQIQAKPLDDLKIIKAMSVFENTQ; this comes from the coding sequence ATGAACGTTATTGAAAAGTTAAACTCCATAAAAAATGGAGAAATGACAGCTAAAGAAAATGTAGAAAGCTTCATTAAAGTTATCGATGAAAATAACGAAAGCATTAATGCATTTATTGAATTAAACTATGAAAATGCATTAAAACAAGCTGAAGCTATAGATGAAAAAATAGCAAATGGTGAAGACGTTGGTGCTTTAGCTGGATTAGTATTTGGTATAAAAGCAAACATTAATGTTGAAGATTTGATTATTTCAGCAGCTTCCAAAACCTTAGAAGACTACTACGGAAGCTATAATGCAACTGTCGTTAATGAAATTTTAGCTGAAGATGGAATAATCATCGGTATTTTAAATATGGATGAATTCGCAGCAGGAAGTTCAACAGAAACTTCCTACTATGGACCTACCCAAAACCCGGCTGCAATGGGTAGAATCCCAGGAGGTTCAAGTGGCGGATGTGCAGCAGCTATTGCAGCTGAAATGTGTGATATATCTATCGGTTCCGATACTGGAGGATCCATAAGAAATCCTGCTTCCCATTGTGGTGTAGTCGGATTTAAACCTACCTACGGTGCAGTTTCAAGACAGGGTTTACTTGACCTTTCAATGAGTTTAGACCAAATAGGTCCGTTAGCTAATGATGTAAGCGGTATTGCAATAGCATTAAACACTATTGCAAAATATGACGAAACAGAATGTACCACCCTTGACTGGGAAAAACCAGATTTCACAGAAGTACTTGAAGATACATCACTTGAAGGCATGAAAATTGCAGTATGTAAGGAATTCATTGACGTTACCGATGAAGAAATCAACAAAACCGTGAACAAAGCAATCAACAAACTGGTTGATGCCGGCGCTGAACTTGTTGAAGTAAGCTTTGATTACATTGACTTATGTTTACCTACATATTACCTAATTAACTATGTGGAATTCTTCTCTGCAACAAGAAAGTATGACGGAAGAGACTATGGTTCCAGAATCGAAGAGGTTTGCGGTGATGAAGTATTAAGAAGAATCAAAATAGGTTCTCACATTGCTGAAGCAGAATTCAGTGGTAAATATTACAAACAAGCTTTAAAAGCAAGATCTGTAATTAGAGGAGAAATAACTTCAATGCTTGAAAATGTTGATTTGATTGTAGGACCTACAGTTCCTAAACTTCCTCACGAAATCGGCCAAGATTTGGAACCTATGGAAATGTATGCTTACGATATCTTAACAGTTATTGCTAACCTTGCAGGAATTCCGGCAGCAAGCATACCTGCAGGTAAAGTGGATGGCATCCCTGTAGGTTTACAAATACAAGCTAAACCATTAGATGACTTAAAAATCATTAAAGCTATGAGTGTTTTCGAAAACACTCAATAA
- a CDS encoding DJ-1/PfpI family protein gives MTKIGLAYLNGSVPGFEDFGNLPTDIVKENGLVNGNKASKELDALIIPGGTLIESNDINMPLNKEIKKMANDGKPIIGICAGFQLLSNQIDIGRKSPVPIVKEGLGLIDVNFSPLITSDRVKAKVFDNSFLVKNQTEDVDGFHTHTYGKVEGDAKPLFYSKVQRMNYGDTNKKGDYNIFSGACNDDGNVIGTMIHGILDENPILVENIKEQIDISDIDDIYNRNIEVKKFLQSEVGINTDIKIPEIKPFKKPKYLMIGSNGSDSGKTFILTGLAGAIRKRGYKVALLKVGPDVRDIIPGLYLTKGKMEDFASIKIGHLGWKDIESTVAKLNSSDYDIVLIEGVMSVFTGLLNEKVPFSAAEIAMSSDIPMILASGVNKGGIESAAIDLVSHANMLEKFGVDVEAILLNKVYNDNIFDNVVPYIKNNTNVKKVLKIPKLKNADMRGFIPEVEIRYELFTSYAMDLVENNLNIDEIIAMAKEVNFKKIYSFEEIKSKVI, from the coding sequence ATGACAAAAATTGGACTTGCTTATTTGAACGGGTCAGTTCCGGGATTTGAAGATTTTGGAAATCTGCCTACAGACATTGTTAAAGAAAATGGTCTTGTAAATGGAAACAAAGCTTCCAAAGAACTTGATGCCCTAATTATTCCTGGGGGAACATTAATAGAATCCAATGACATTAACATGCCATTAAATAAGGAAATTAAAAAAATGGCAAATGATGGAAAACCTATAATTGGAATCTGTGCAGGCTTTCAACTCCTTTCAAACCAGATAGACATCGGCAGAAAATCACCTGTACCTATTGTAAAAGAGGGACTGGGCCTGATTGATGTGAACTTTTCACCTCTTATTACAAGTGACCGTGTTAAGGCAAAAGTATTTGACAACTCATTTTTAGTAAAAAATCAGACTGAAGATGTGGACGGCTTTCATACACATACATACGGTAAAGTGGAAGGTGATGCCAAACCTTTATTCTATTCGAAAGTTCAAAGAATGAACTATGGAGACACTAACAAAAAGGGTGATTATAACATCTTTTCAGGAGCATGCAACGATGATGGAAATGTTATCGGTACAATGATTCATGGCATACTTGATGAAAATCCTATACTTGTAGAAAATATTAAGGAACAAATAGATATATCAGACATTGATGACATTTACAATAGAAATATAGAAGTCAAAAAATTCCTCCAAAGCGAAGTAGGAATCAACACTGACATTAAAATACCTGAAATAAAACCTTTCAAGAAACCGAAATACTTGATGATTGGAAGTAACGGTTCCGACTCCGGGAAAACATTCATATTAACCGGACTTGCAGGTGCAATAAGAAAAAGAGGGTATAAAGTTGCCCTGCTCAAAGTTGGTCCTGATGTTCGAGACATTATACCCGGACTTTATCTTACAAAAGGAAAAATGGAAGATTTCGCCTCCATAAAAATTGGACACCTTGGTTGGAAAGATATTGAATCTACCGTCGCGAAATTAAACTCATCTGACTATGATATTGTTCTTATTGAAGGCGTTATGAGTGTATTTACAGGTCTTTTAAATGAAAAAGTACCATTTTCAGCTGCAGAAATTGCAATGTCATCAGACATTCCGATGATTTTAGCTTCAGGTGTAAACAAAGGCGGAATTGAATCAGCAGCAATAGATTTAGTTTCACATGCAAATATGCTTGAAAAATTTGGTGTTGATGTAGAGGCGATTTTACTGAATAAAGTATACAATGACAATATATTCGACAACGTGGTTCCATATATTAAGAATAACACCAACGTGAAAAAAGTTTTAAAAATTCCTAAATTAAAAAATGCAGACATGAGAGGATTTATTCCAGAAGTAGAAATCAGATATGAACTGTTCACTTCCTATGCAATGGACCTTGTGGAAAACAACCTAAACATTGATGAAATAATAGCTATGGCAAAGGAAGTAAACTTTAAAAAGATTTATTCATTTGAAGAAATTAAAAGCAAGGTGATATAA
- the ribB gene encoding 3,4-dihydroxy-2-butanone-4-phosphate synthase — protein sequence MNQETNLDEALEAIRNGEFVLVFDDDDREGEVDMIIASEFVTPKSIATMRNDAGGLICNCLHADFCEAIHLPFMVDIMKAATETYPELAKLAPTDIPYDERSSFSIWTNHRKSFTGVTDHDRAMTISEMAIMMKEERFDEFGATFRSPGHVCLLRGSDGLVKNRQGHTEIGLALCEMAGVTPVCVVCEMMDGETGQATSVADARKYAEKNGLVLLRGEDIINKYLEE from the coding sequence ATGAATCAAGAAACAAACTTAGATGAAGCTTTAGAAGCTATTAGAAATGGTGAATTCGTACTAGTTTTTGATGATGATGATAGGGAAGGAGAAGTTGATATGATTATCGCTTCTGAATTTGTAACCCCTAAATCCATTGCAACAATGAGAAATGACGCAGGCGGATTAATCTGTAATTGTTTACATGCTGATTTTTGTGAAGCTATTCACTTGCCGTTCATGGTTGACATTATGAAAGCTGCAACAGAAACATACCCTGAACTAGCTAAACTTGCACCAACCGATATTCCATACGATGAAAGATCATCATTTTCAATATGGACTAACCACAGAAAATCTTTCACTGGTGTTACAGATCATGACAGAGCTATGACAATTAGTGAAATGGCTATCATGATGAAAGAAGAAAGATTTGATGAGTTTGGAGCAACATTTAGATCTCCTGGTCATGTATGTCTTTTAAGAGGATCAGACGGATTAGTTAAAAATAGACAAGGACACACAGAAATAGGTCTTGCCTTATGTGAAATGGCTGGTGTGACTCCGGTCTGTGTAGTTTGTGAAATGATGGATGGTGAAACTGGACAAGCTACCTCAGTTGCTGATGCTCGTAAATACGCTGAAAAAAACGGATTAGTCTTGCTTAGAGGCGAAGACATCATTAATAAATATTTAGAGGAATAA
- a CDS encoding DUF120 domain-containing protein, producing MKIEGEITTGLGKAEYFMSQEFYTKEFKKNLGFVPYPGTLNIVVNEQYLDEISQIKNSCKNLIKPDDGFGAVKYIKAKLNDEIDGAIVFPAKTTHEEKYLEFIAEIKVREKLNLNDGDIVYLEF from the coding sequence ATGAAAATTGAGGGTGAAATTACAACAGGTTTGGGAAAAGCTGAATATTTCATGTCACAGGAATTTTACACTAAGGAGTTTAAGAAAAACTTGGGATTTGTTCCATATCCTGGAACACTTAACATTGTTGTTAATGAACAGTATCTGGATGAAATTTCTCAAATCAAGAATTCCTGCAAAAATTTGATAAAGCCTGATGATGGTTTTGGTGCTGTAAAATATATTAAAGCTAAATTAAATGATGAAATTGATGGAGCTATTGTTTTTCCGGCAAAAACCACTCATGAAGAAAAGTACCTTGAATTTATTGCAGAAATTAAAGTAAGGGAAAAGTTGAATCTCAATGATGGAGATATAGTTTATCTTGAATTTTAA